The following are encoded together in the Pedobacter steynii genome:
- a CDS encoding pseudouridine synthase encodes MIKNNNRNSRDDKSKPGNRSTTGKSRSGTDSSYKGKSKFDDKEGKDSKFGGPRDFKPREGDRKDFKPREGGSRDYKPREGDKKDYNPRGGSRDGESRSFKPRGDNESRDFKPRAGRDGDSKSFSPRPGGAKDFKPRAGKDGGSKDYKPRPHSAGSSRDVPPGDKTRSYIKKDNFGNGDQPFRKFDDKKGQASRSTDSRPFRKRDDDNSGGGFKPRGDRAEREESNTVMRGRKAPIPKDDGLIRLNRYIANSGICSRRKADELIAAGVVSVNGEAVSELGHKIDPAKDEIRYNGELLKREKKVYVLLNKPKDYITTTDDPQERRTVMQLVDKASRERIYPVGRLDRNTTGLLLMTNDGDLADKLSHPKNGITKIYHVELSRSLSQGDLNKIQFGLELEDGIIKPDNVSYVTGGSKREVGIQIHSGKNRIVRRIFEHLGYDVVKLDRVVYGNLTKKDLPRGRWRYLEEHELIQIKHLIK; translated from the coding sequence ATGATCAAAAACAACAACAGGAACAGTCGGGATGACAAGTCCAAACCGGGAAACAGAAGTACAACAGGCAAAAGTCGTAGTGGAACAGATAGTTCTTACAAAGGCAAAAGCAAGTTTGACGACAAGGAGGGGAAGGATAGTAAGTTTGGTGGTCCAAGAGATTTTAAACCAAGAGAAGGCGATAGAAAAGATTTTAAGCCAAGAGAAGGCGGATCAAGGGACTACAAGCCTAGAGAGGGAGACAAAAAAGATTACAATCCAAGAGGAGGAAGCAGAGATGGAGAATCCAGAAGCTTCAAACCAAGAGGAGATAATGAGTCAAGAGACTTTAAACCAAGAGCAGGCAGAGATGGCGATTCAAAAAGCTTTTCTCCAAGACCTGGTGGCGCCAAAGACTTCAAGCCAAGAGCTGGAAAGGATGGCGGCAGTAAAGATTATAAACCAAGACCACATAGTGCGGGAAGTTCAAGAGATGTTCCTCCTGGGGACAAAACCCGTAGTTATATAAAGAAAGACAATTTCGGAAATGGTGATCAGCCATTCAGAAAATTCGATGATAAAAAAGGACAGGCTTCCAGAAGTACGGATAGCAGACCTTTCAGAAAAAGAGACGACGACAATTCAGGAGGAGGTTTTAAACCTCGCGGAGACCGTGCTGAACGTGAAGAAAGCAATACGGTAATGCGTGGCAGAAAAGCTCCGATTCCAAAAGATGACGGACTGATCCGTTTGAACCGTTATATTGCCAATTCAGGTATTTGCTCACGTCGTAAAGCCGATGAACTGATTGCAGCAGGTGTAGTATCCGTAAACGGAGAAGCAGTTTCTGAACTTGGTCATAAAATTGACCCGGCAAAAGATGAAATCCGCTATAACGGAGAACTATTGAAACGCGAAAAGAAAGTTTACGTATTACTGAATAAACCTAAAGATTACATCACTACTACTGACGATCCTCAGGAACGCCGTACAGTAATGCAGTTGGTAGATAAAGCAAGCAGAGAACGCATCTATCCGGTAGGAAGATTAGACCGTAATACTACAGGTCTTTTATTGATGACCAATGATGGTGACCTTGCTGATAAATTATCTCACCCAAAAAATGGCATCACCAAGATCTATCATGTGGAATTAAGCAGAAGCTTAAGTCAGGGAGATCTGAACAAAATACAGTTCGGTCTTGAGCTGGAAGACGGAATTATCAAACCAGATAACGTTTCATATGTAACTGGCGGTAGTAAACGTGAAGTAGGTATCCAGATCCATAGTGGCAAAAACAGAATCGTAAGAAGAATATTTGAACACCTGGGTTATGATGTGGTAAAACTTGACCGCGTTGTTTATGGTAACCTGACTAAAAAAGACCTTCCACGTGGAAGATGGCGCTATTTAGAGGAGCACGAATTAATCCAGATTAAACATCTGATAAAATAA
- a CDS encoding OstA-like protein — MQKIRFLLTLLLLPFSLLAQQKTKIILQSFDRITVEQKTNTSYLRNPVFRQDNATLACDSAVFYEAKNIFDAFNHVHINQADTINIYSDRLTYDGNTKNAHLTSNVKMIDKESILTTNILDYNLGSKVGTYVTGGKIVNKDVTLTSKNGYYFSNSRDAYFRYNVVVVTPESTIKSDTLRYNTLTNWTYFYGPTNIMGKDDNLYTENGAYNTKTQYAYFGKKNLYTQGSKSLKGDSLYYDGIAGYGKAVRNIVFKDTTDKTVMYGQLGYYYKIDQRTIVTKNPYIGLGTSDSVMVGKKLRPDSLWMGADTLETQMVLLKTLKLISSPVLKKDNEMGEEDVDEKKVGDKKGITAGTTDPKGAKKDKNSKTPKTGNPPVAVSDSTKIKITGLKDSLKKDNIPLKKDSIPIQKKEVPINKKILKQAVRDSTILTVLQAVEVIQPAITKDSAKIVKADPKKVRTPDTKKAADAKKTADLKKGVLGKTPVTKPGAKPSVQDSVPFNPADTIRTRAIKAYHHVRVFKSNMQARADSLFYTSSDSTLRWYGSPVLWAEGSQQTGDTIYLRLKNKQLNTSQVLNSGFMVNVNADSARFNQIKGKLITGFFIDGKLNRMFVDGNAESIYFNKEKDSIYTEMNQTVSARIKILFKDKEIKDIITIKDTEGARTPIKELKEDVFLTGFTWKPELRPLSKQEVISGKPKPKPGAKNKPPKGPKIPAKPKDKDDPAVVPEKGKTTPKIPLKKAALGKDSLPSKTDTIKTPAIAPLKKQ, encoded by the coding sequence GTGCAAAAAATACGCTTTTTACTTACTTTACTCCTACTTCCGTTTTCTTTGCTTGCGCAACAGAAGACAAAGATCATATTACAAAGTTTCGACCGCATTACCGTAGAGCAAAAAACCAACACGTCCTATCTGAGGAATCCAGTCTTCAGGCAAGATAATGCTACACTTGCCTGCGATAGTGCTGTATTTTATGAAGCGAAGAATATATTTGATGCTTTCAATCATGTGCACATCAACCAGGCCGATACCATCAACATCTATTCCGACAGGCTCACCTACGATGGAAATACCAAAAATGCCCACCTGACGAGCAATGTGAAAATGATTGATAAGGAATCCATCCTGACGACCAACATTCTCGATTACAACCTGGGCAGTAAAGTGGGAACGTATGTAACCGGAGGTAAAATTGTCAATAAGGATGTAACACTGACTAGTAAAAACGGATATTATTTCTCGAATAGCCGGGATGCCTATTTCCGCTACAACGTCGTCGTGGTTACCCCTGAATCCACTATTAAATCAGATACCTTAAGATACAACACCCTCACCAACTGGACCTATTTCTACGGCCCCACCAATATCATGGGGAAGGACGACAACCTTTATACTGAAAACGGTGCTTATAATACCAAAACCCAGTACGCCTATTTTGGAAAGAAAAACCTATATACGCAAGGGTCCAAATCTTTAAAAGGCGATAGTCTGTATTACGATGGGATTGCCGGATATGGTAAGGCAGTAAGAAATATTGTGTTTAAAGACACGACCGATAAGACAGTCATGTATGGGCAGCTGGGATATTATTATAAGATAGATCAGCGGACCATCGTAACCAAGAATCCTTATATCGGACTCGGTACGTCAGATTCGGTGATGGTTGGCAAAAAGCTACGTCCGGACAGCCTCTGGATGGGGGCCGACACACTGGAAACACAAATGGTACTGCTAAAAACGCTGAAACTCATCAGCTCCCCCGTGCTAAAAAAGGACAATGAAATGGGTGAAGAAGATGTGGACGAAAAGAAGGTTGGAGATAAAAAAGGAATTACAGCAGGAACGACAGATCCAAAAGGCGCGAAAAAAGATAAAAACAGCAAGACTCCAAAAACCGGAAATCCTCCGGTTGCAGTTAGCGACAGTACAAAAATTAAAATTACCGGGCTAAAAGACAGTCTTAAAAAAGACAATATCCCTTTAAAGAAGGACAGTATTCCTATTCAGAAAAAGGAAGTCCCCATTAACAAAAAAATACTAAAACAGGCAGTCAGGGATAGTACAATTCTTACCGTATTACAAGCGGTTGAAGTGATTCAGCCTGCGATAACGAAAGACTCTGCCAAAATTGTAAAAGCAGATCCTAAGAAAGTCAGGACACCCGACACCAAAAAGGCTGCTGATGCTAAAAAAACAGCGGATCTCAAAAAGGGGGTGCTGGGGAAAACACCTGTCACAAAACCAGGCGCAAAACCTTCCGTTCAGGATTCCGTTCCTTTTAATCCTGCTGATACGATCAGAACAAGGGCGATTAAAGCCTATCACCATGTCCGTGTATTTAAATCGAACATGCAGGCAAGAGCTGATTCTCTGTTTTACACCAGTTCGGACTCTACATTGCGCTGGTATGGAAGCCCGGTATTATGGGCTGAAGGCTCACAACAAACCGGCGACACCATTTATCTGAGATTAAAAAACAAACAACTGAATACTTCTCAGGTACTCAATAGTGGCTTCATGGTAAACGTTAATGCAGATTCCGCGCGATTCAACCAGATCAAAGGGAAACTGATTACCGGATTTTTCATTGATGGTAAGCTGAACCGGATGTTTGTGGATGGAAACGCAGAAAGTATCTACTTCAACAAAGAAAAGGACAGCATATATACCGAGATGAACCAAACGGTGAGCGCCAGAATAAAAATCCTTTTTAAGGACAAAGAAATCAAGGACATCATTACCATCAAGGATACTGAGGGTGCCAGAACGCCGATAAAAGAGCTCAAGGAGGATGTATTCTTAACCGGGTTTACCTGGAAGCCAGAACTCAGGCCTTTATCCAAGCAGGAAGTAATCAGCGGAAAGCCAAAGCCCAAACCGGGAGCAAAAAACAAACCGCCCAAAGGGCCGAAAATCCCTGCAAAACCAAAGGATAAAGATGACCCTGCTGTGGTTCCCGAAAAAGGAAAAACAACACCTAAAATTCCATTAAAGAAAGCAGCATTGGGCAAAGACAGTCTTCCGTCCAAAACGGATACCATTAAAACACCGGCTATTGCTCCTTTAAAAAAGCAATAA
- a CDS encoding non-canonical purine NTP diphosphatase, with the protein MKTELVFATNNKHKTEEVSKLLLNEYTILNLTDIGCTVDIPETGNTFEENATLKSSYVVENYQLDCFADDSGLEIEALNNEPGIYSARYSGVKDDQVNLNLVLQKMEGQQNRKARFKTVISLIQGQKNYLFEGVINGYIRESPIGNQGFGYDPIFVPEGYEQSFAQMDMAQKNEISHRAIAMRKLIAFLKEQ; encoded by the coding sequence ATGAAAACTGAACTGGTATTTGCCACCAACAATAAGCATAAAACAGAAGAAGTCAGCAAGTTATTGCTGAACGAATATACGATACTGAATCTGACAGACATTGGGTGTACGGTAGATATTCCGGAAACGGGAAACACATTTGAAGAGAATGCGACCTTAAAAAGCAGCTATGTTGTAGAAAATTACCAGCTGGACTGTTTTGCCGACGATAGTGGTTTGGAGATTGAGGCATTAAACAATGAGCCTGGAATCTACTCTGCCAGGTATTCCGGAGTAAAAGATGATCAGGTAAACCTTAATCTGGTGCTTCAGAAGATGGAAGGACAGCAGAATCGCAAAGCCCGTTTTAAAACGGTGATTTCTCTGATTCAGGGACAAAAGAATTATCTTTTTGAAGGCGTGATAAACGGATATATCCGGGAAAGTCCGATTGGTAATCAGGGCTTTGGATATGACCCGATTTTTGTACCCGAGGGGTATGAGCAAAGTTTTGCACAGATGGATATGGCCCAGAAAAATGAAATCAGTCACCGGGCCATCGCTATGCGTAAGCTTATTGCTTTTTTAAAGGAGCAATAG
- a CDS encoding 2Fe-2S iron-sulfur cluster-binding protein, translated as MGLLKLRITGMIYSPGDTLIINFEPLEGPKPDYLAGQFLTLVFVVNGKELRRSYSLCSSPDVDEPLSIGIKRVENGAISRLLHHKTAVGDILTALEPNGQFSYLPELEISRTVFLFAAGVGITPLFSILKTALIREKHTKIILAYSNRSADGTLFYGELNALQEQYPERFKLIYLFSQSKNLLLARLNGQLIERIVAENMEFDKEDVLLYTCGPVDYMDVCRITLLNLGFDRTQIKRETFVLPEDEADEDDTTEKKIKDTNTYSVILSYRGEVHEIDVPYDQSILDAALEHKIDLPYSCHAGICSTCTANCTKGHVEMDYNEVLMDDEIAAGRVLVCTGHPTENGTTLVW; from the coding sequence ATGGGATTGTTAAAATTGCGCATTACCGGGATGATTTATAGTCCGGGAGACACCTTAATCATTAACTTTGAACCCCTGGAAGGCCCTAAGCCTGATTATCTGGCTGGCCAGTTTCTGACGCTGGTATTTGTGGTAAACGGAAAAGAGCTGAGAAGATCTTACTCTTTATGCAGCTCTCCTGATGTAGATGAACCGCTTTCTATTGGCATTAAGCGTGTAGAAAATGGAGCAATCTCGAGATTACTCCATCATAAAACTGCTGTAGGGGATATCTTGACAGCATTGGAGCCCAATGGACAGTTTAGTTATCTTCCTGAGTTGGAAATCAGCAGGACCGTCTTCCTTTTTGCTGCAGGAGTAGGCATTACTCCATTATTCTCTATATTAAAGACAGCCCTGATCCGGGAAAAGCATACTAAGATTATATTGGCCTATAGCAACAGGTCTGCCGATGGAACCTTATTTTATGGAGAGCTCAATGCTTTGCAGGAACAATATCCTGAACGCTTTAAGTTAATTTACTTGTTTAGCCAATCGAAAAATCTGCTGCTGGCCCGGTTAAACGGACAGTTGATTGAACGCATTGTTGCTGAAAATATGGAATTTGACAAAGAGGATGTATTACTTTACACCTGTGGGCCTGTAGATTACATGGATGTATGCAGAATCACCCTGCTGAATCTTGGTTTTGACCGGACTCAGATCAAAAGAGAAACCTTTGTTCTGCCGGAGGATGAGGCGGATGAAGATGATACTACCGAAAAGAAAATAAAAGATACAAACACTTATTCGGTAATTTTAAGCTATAGGGGCGAAGTACATGAGATTGATGTGCCTTATGATCAAAGTATTCTTGATGCCGCATTGGAGCATAAGATAGACCTGCCATATAGCTGTCATGCTGGCATCTGCAGTACTTGTACTGCCAATTGTACCAAAGGACATGTGGAAATGGATTATAATGAAGTTTTAATGGATGATGAAATAGCGGCGGGAAGAGTGCTGGTTTGTACCGGTCACCCTACTGAAAATGGCACCACGCTGGTTTGGTAA
- a CDS encoding lactonase family protein: protein MQSCAQQKDYNLIIGTYTNTGKSEGIYVYDFNTNTAAFKAKSVTKNVENPSYLALGEGNKTIYAVNETSESSAASAFAFDAASGKLTFLNKQATNGADPCYIVADQKNVITANYSGGSISVFGIEKDGSLSALKQLIKHNGKSIVKGQQAGPHVHMAQFSPDHKYVVVNDLGTDKVYLYKYNADGGNQVLTASDSVAVTPGAGPRHLVFSKDSKYAYLVEEINGGITVFSYSEGTLTEIQQTKLTEDGFTGQNGAADIHLSPDGRFLYASNRGSENKITIFAIEKGGLLSIRGYASTLGKGPRNFVIDPSGKYLLVGHQYTNNVVIFERNQETGALKDTGKRIEVGAPVCLVFAPIK, encoded by the coding sequence ATGCAAAGCTGTGCACAACAAAAAGACTATAACCTCATCATTGGAACCTATACCAATACCGGGAAGAGTGAAGGGATTTATGTCTACGACTTCAATACAAACACCGCTGCCTTTAAAGCGAAAAGTGTAACCAAAAATGTAGAAAACCCAAGCTACCTGGCCTTAGGTGAAGGCAATAAAACCATTTATGCAGTCAATGAAACCTCAGAATCCAGCGCCGCCAGTGCCTTTGCTTTTGATGCAGCATCCGGCAAGCTGACTTTTTTAAACAAACAGGCCACCAACGGTGCAGATCCCTGCTATATCGTAGCCGATCAAAAGAATGTCATTACTGCAAACTATTCCGGGGGTAGTATTTCGGTTTTCGGCATTGAAAAGGACGGATCTTTGTCTGCCCTGAAGCAATTGATAAAACATAATGGAAAAAGCATCGTCAAAGGTCAGCAGGCCGGTCCTCATGTACATATGGCACAGTTTAGCCCCGACCATAAATATGTAGTGGTAAACGATCTGGGAACAGACAAAGTATATTTATACAAATATAATGCTGATGGAGGCAACCAGGTACTAACAGCCTCAGACAGTGTTGCTGTAACACCAGGAGCTGGCCCCAGACACCTTGTATTTAGTAAAGACAGTAAATATGCCTACCTAGTAGAGGAAATTAATGGAGGAATCACTGTATTCAGTTATAGCGAAGGTACTTTAACGGAAATTCAGCAGACTAAGCTTACTGAAGATGGATTTACCGGACAAAATGGTGCGGCAGATATCCATCTATCTCCAGACGGCAGGTTTTTATATGCCAGCAACAGGGGATCAGAAAACAAGATTACCATTTTTGCGATAGAAAAAGGTGGCTTGTTAAGCATCAGAGGTTATGCCAGCACGCTGGGCAAAGGACCAAGGAACTTTGTCATTGACCCAAGTGGAAAGTACCTTCTTGTAGGGCATCAATACACCAATAACGTGGTTATTTTTGAGCGCAATCAGGAAACAGGTGCTTTGAAAGATACAGGCAAGAGAATCGAGGTTGGTGCGCCGGTATGCCTGGTATTTGCTCCGATAAAATAA
- a CDS encoding lytic transglycosylase domain-containing protein has protein sequence MIKKHIITCTVIIALLVMAKVFAYNMPQAAKSLLKEEKVTKNTDTVTPKIEEPVSLMAQLNFAEETLPLGDARVERKMKKVLAAFSHSKLQTSRLHNKAAEWFPVIEPILAAYGIPEDFKYIPLVESGLKAGVSPKGASGIWQFMPGTARSFGLKVNSNVDERNNLRKSTIAAAKYIKELYSIFDNWTLVAAAYNVGDNHMQRQINRQKQDNYFKMKLNRETAGYVYKLISMKQIVEFPVRYGYKTPRALLAYNAEKAANSAEKTANAE, from the coding sequence ATGATAAAGAAACACATAATAACATGTACGGTAATAATTGCGTTACTGGTTATGGCAAAAGTGTTTGCTTACAACATGCCCCAAGCAGCAAAAAGTCTTTTAAAAGAAGAAAAAGTAACAAAGAATACAGATACAGTAACACCAAAAATCGAAGAGCCTGTATCACTTATGGCTCAATTAAATTTTGCAGAAGAGACACTTCCATTAGGCGATGCCAGAGTGGAACGTAAAATGAAAAAAGTTCTTGCTGCATTCAGTCACAGTAAATTACAGACCAGTCGTTTGCATAATAAGGCAGCGGAATGGTTTCCTGTAATAGAACCAATCCTCGCCGCTTACGGCATTCCAGAGGATTTTAAATACATTCCTTTAGTTGAATCAGGGTTAAAGGCAGGTGTATCACCTAAAGGTGCTTCAGGCATCTGGCAATTTATGCCAGGTACTGCCCGTAGTTTTGGTTTGAAAGTCAATTCAAATGTAGATGAGCGGAACAATTTACGTAAGTCTACCATTGCAGCAGCAAAGTACATCAAAGAGCTTTATAGTATTTTTGATAACTGGACTTTGGTTGCCGCAGCGTATAATGTGGGTGATAACCACATGCAGAGGCAAATCAACAGGCAAAAGCAGGACAATTATTTCAAAATGAAACTTAACCGCGAAACTGCCGGTTATGTTTACAAATTGATATCCATGAAACAGATTGTGGAATTTCCTGTTCGCTATGGCTATAAAACGCCAAGGGCCCTATTAGCATATAATGCTGAAAAAGCTGCAAATAGTGCTGAAAAGACCGCAAACGCGGAATAA
- the bshA gene encoding N-acetyl-alpha-D-glucosaminyl L-malate synthase BshA translates to MKIGIVCYPTFGGSGVVATELGKALADEGHQVHFITYSQPARLDFFSANLFYHEVSVRDYPLFDYAPYESALASKLVDVVRFEKLDILHVHYAIPHASAAFMAKQILETYGIYIPFVTTLHGTDITLVGKDPTYKPVVTFSINKSDGVTTVSQNLKEDTEKHFEITNEIKVIPNFIDFNRFSLKPKDHFKKAIAPNNERILIHTSNFRKVKRTGDVIRTFEKIQKKIPSKLLMVGDGPERAYNEQLCRELGICEHVRFLGKQDAIEEILSVSDLFLMPSESESFGLAALEAMACKVPAITSNAGGLPELNIDGFCGFMSNVGDVDDMAAKGIQILENDEVLQQFKENAFIRAQDFDLKKILPVYIDYYNQVIEEAHKLKIV, encoded by the coding sequence ATGAAAATAGGTATCGTTTGTTACCCGACTTTTGGAGGTAGTGGAGTAGTTGCTACTGAATTAGGTAAAGCACTGGCTGATGAAGGTCATCAGGTGCATTTTATAACTTATAGTCAGCCTGCCCGCCTCGACTTTTTCTCTGCCAATTTATTCTATCATGAAGTGTCTGTAAGGGATTATCCTTTATTTGATTATGCTCCGTATGAGTCTGCTCTGGCAAGTAAACTGGTGGATGTAGTACGCTTTGAAAAACTGGACATCTTACATGTACATTATGCCATTCCACATGCATCGGCTGCTTTCATGGCAAAACAGATCCTGGAAACCTACGGCATTTATATACCTTTTGTAACTACCCTGCATGGAACTGACATTACGCTGGTAGGTAAAGATCCAACCTATAAACCAGTGGTGACCTTTTCGATTAACAAGTCTGATGGGGTTACTACAGTGTCTCAAAATCTGAAAGAAGACACAGAGAAGCATTTTGAGATTACGAATGAAATCAAAGTGATTCCTAATTTTATCGATTTTAACAGGTTCAGCCTAAAACCAAAAGATCATTTTAAAAAGGCAATAGCGCCTAATAATGAAAGGATTCTGATCCATACGTCGAATTTCAGAAAAGTAAAGCGTACCGGTGATGTTATCCGGACTTTTGAGAAGATCCAGAAAAAGATCCCGTCCAAACTATTAATGGTAGGAGATGGACCAGAGCGTGCTTATAATGAACAATTGTGCAGGGAACTGGGAATCTGTGAGCATGTACGTTTCCTGGGAAAGCAGGATGCGATAGAAGAGATTCTTTCTGTATCTGATTTGTTTCTGATGCCTTCGGAATCGGAGAGTTTTGGATTGGCTGCACTGGAGGCAATGGCTTGTAAAGTCCCTGCAATTACTTCTAATGCAGGTGGTTTGCCGGAATTGAATATTGACGGTTTCTGTGGTTTTATGAGCAATGTTGGGGATGTGGATGATATGGCCGCGAAAGGAATTCAGATTCTGGAAAATGATGAGGTGCTACAGCAATTTAAAGAGAATGCCTTTATCAGAGCTCAGGATTTTGATCTGAAAAAAATCCTGCCGGTATATATAGATTACTATAATCAAGTGATAGAAGAAGCACATAAACTGAAAATAGTTTAA
- a CDS encoding DNA polymerase III subunit psi, translating to MGSQLTTNGDALRLFFTDDIYLIGGEDVFSTEEVTLSESQPVIEAVQGSTATEIPVPKVMEEPREVPSFKFLGKNSRNILILVNDREHEVSDEKGRELLRKIVKSVNLSANDFALLNYANYTGTSYAQLQQHFSSVLIFVFGVTPEQLQMKAYPQNSIVMEENVRLIFSSELKSLEEDPNGKKVLWASLKQLGL from the coding sequence ATGGGCAGCCAACTTACAACTAACGGAGACGCTTTACGTTTATTTTTTACAGATGATATTTATTTGATTGGCGGGGAGGATGTTTTTTCAACTGAAGAGGTAACGCTTTCTGAAAGTCAGCCGGTTATAGAAGCTGTTCAGGGGTCGACAGCTACGGAAATTCCGGTGCCAAAGGTCATGGAAGAACCGAGAGAAGTACCCTCATTTAAGTTTCTTGGGAAAAATAGCCGGAATATTCTTATTCTCGTAAATGATCGGGAACATGAAGTAAGTGATGAGAAAGGAAGAGAGTTGTTACGCAAGATCGTAAAGTCAGTAAACCTCAGCGCGAATGATTTTGCCTTGCTGAATTATGCCAATTATACCGGAACAAGCTATGCACAATTACAGCAACATTTTTCAAGCGTGCTGATTTTTGTCTTTGGAGTTACGCCGGAGCAGCTGCAGATGAAAGCATATCCACAAAACAGCATTGTGATGGAGGAGAATGTGAGACTTATTTTCTCTTCTGAGTTGAAATCACTGGAGGAAGATCCAAATGGAAAGAAAGTATTATGGGCCAGCCTTAAGCAATTAGGATTATGA
- the tilS gene encoding tRNA lysidine(34) synthetase TilS has translation MLPLQNFKDYINQNALFTADDKILLAVSGGRDSVLMVHLFKLSGYNFGIAHCNFNLRGEESVRDEHFVKMLAATLDIPFYVKHFQTKDYAHIHKVSIQMAARELRYRWFEEIRNQDNYAFIALAQHQDDAIETVLLNLTRGTGIAGLHGILPKRGNLIRPLLFLSRAEINEIVEKEQVDYVEDSSNLSTNYARNKIRLKVLPQLKEINANLEVTFQHNIQRFADTEMVLQKVVADLKAGLLISKQNAIHISIAEIKRLLPQKLLLFELLKPYGFTEHLIAEVLQALDKQSGLSFFSASHQLTLDREDLILIALKEKEQRHLLLHAQSPHVVLPEAELTWFTIAKSVFEQEYEFERDHNMAYLDAEKLIYPLILRSRQAGDRFKPMGMNNFKKLSDLFIDEKVPVTKKDDIPILVNGNGEIIWVIGFRQDNRYRISPTTKNVTILTYRNLHITISKQS, from the coding sequence ATGTTACCTCTTCAGAATTTTAAAGATTACATCAATCAAAATGCCCTTTTCACAGCGGATGATAAGATTCTTCTGGCCGTTAGTGGGGGTAGAGATTCTGTTTTGATGGTTCATCTATTTAAACTCTCCGGATACAATTTTGGTATTGCACACTGCAACTTTAATTTAAGAGGGGAAGAATCTGTTCGTGATGAACATTTTGTAAAGATGCTGGCCGCAACACTCGATATTCCATTTTATGTGAAGCATTTTCAGACAAAAGATTATGCTCATATCCATAAGGTATCCATACAAATGGCGGCAAGGGAGTTGAGATACCGATGGTTTGAAGAGATCCGAAACCAGGATAATTATGCATTTATTGCCCTGGCTCAACATCAGGATGATGCTATTGAAACGGTATTGCTGAACCTGACAAGGGGTACCGGAATTGCCGGGTTACATGGTATTCTTCCCAAAAGAGGAAATCTGATCAGGCCACTCCTGTTTCTTTCCAGAGCAGAGATTAACGAAATCGTGGAAAAGGAGCAGGTCGATTATGTAGAGGATAGTTCCAATCTGAGCACGAATTATGCACGGAATAAAATAAGGTTAAAAGTATTACCTCAGCTGAAGGAAATTAATGCTAATCTGGAGGTCACTTTTCAACATAATATTCAGCGCTTTGCAGATACGGAAATGGTTCTGCAAAAAGTTGTGGCAGATTTAAAGGCAGGCCTGCTCATCAGTAAGCAAAATGCCATTCATATTTCTATAGCGGAAATTAAGCGTTTGTTGCCGCAGAAATTGCTCTTGTTTGAACTCCTCAAACCTTATGGTTTTACGGAACATCTCATCGCTGAAGTGCTGCAGGCACTGGATAAGCAAAGTGGTCTTTCTTTCTTTAGTGCATCTCATCAGCTTACGCTGGATCGTGAAGACCTGATTCTGATTGCATTGAAGGAAAAAGAACAGCGGCATTTACTTTTACATGCACAAAGTCCGCATGTTGTGCTTCCTGAAGCTGAGCTGACCTGGTTTACTATAGCTAAATCCGTATTTGAGCAGGAATATGAGTTTGAAAGAGATCATAATATGGCTTACCTTGATGCAGAAAAACTGATTTATCCCTTAATATTAAGAAGCAGACAGGCTGGAGATCGTTTTAAGCCGATGGGGATGAACAATTTTAAAAAATTAAGCGATCTTTTTATCGATGAGAAGGTTCCGGTGACGAAGAAAGACGATATTCCTATCCTGGTAAATGGAAATGGGGAAATTATCTGGGTGATCGGATTCAGGCAGGATAACCGTTATAGGATTAGCCCTACAACGAAAAATGTAACAATATTGACTTATAGAAATCTACATATTACAATTTCTAAACAATCTTAA